One stretch of Mycolicibacterium fallax DNA includes these proteins:
- a CDS encoding MBL fold metallo-hydrolase, whose protein sequence is MAAAGTRLVRVTDAVYAAVTGHVNWTLVTGDDDRVLLIDAGYPGDRAAVLGTLAELGRRPEDVAAILLTHAHVDHFGTAIWFAAEHRTPVYCHADEVGHARRDYLEQVSAAQLARHAWRPRWLRWSAQIAALGALTRAGIPTAAALTAELAATLPGAPRPVPTPGHTGGHCSYLVDAVLVSGDALITGHPVSDRVGPQLLPSVFNHDQARCRASLATLAAVDAELLVPGHGDVWHAPIRDLAAQA, encoded by the coding sequence ATGGCCGCCGCCGGAACCCGCCTCGTCCGCGTCACCGACGCCGTGTACGCGGCCGTCACCGGGCACGTCAATTGGACGCTGGTCACCGGTGACGACGACCGGGTGCTGCTGATCGACGCCGGGTACCCCGGGGACCGCGCGGCGGTGCTGGGCACCCTGGCCGAGCTCGGCCGTCGGCCCGAGGACGTGGCGGCGATCCTGCTGACCCACGCCCACGTCGATCATTTCGGCACCGCAATCTGGTTCGCCGCCGAGCACCGCACCCCGGTGTACTGCCACGCCGACGAGGTCGGGCACGCCCGCCGGGACTACCTGGAGCAGGTGTCCGCGGCCCAATTGGCCCGGCACGCCTGGCGGCCGCGCTGGCTGCGCTGGTCGGCGCAGATCGCCGCGCTCGGCGCGCTGACCCGGGCGGGCATTCCGACCGCGGCGGCGCTGACGGCGGAGTTGGCCGCGACGCTGCCCGGGGCGCCCCGGCCGGTGCCCACCCCCGGGCACACCGGCGGGCACTGCTCCTATCTGGTGGACGCGGTGCTGGTCAGCGGCGACGCGCTGATCACCGGGCATCCGGTCAGCGACCGCGTCGGCCCGCAGCTGTTGCCGTCGGTGTTCAACCACGACCAGGCCCGCTGCCGGGCCAGCCTGGCGACGCTGGCCGCCGTCGACGCCGAGCTGCTGGTACCCGGTCACGGCGACGTCTGGCACGCCCCCATCCGGGACCTCGCCGCCCAGGCCTAG
- a CDS encoding Na+/H+ antiporter has product MSAEILATLVTAVLVAALARRFGLPSPLVLVVAGLAATAIPGLPVLVLDPEVVLFVILPPLLWSAGLESSYLGLRKNFTPIALLAVGLPLVTAAAVGLVAYYAVPQLTLSAALVLGAIVAPPDAVSATAIGRRLGLPRRLMTMLGGESLLNDATSLTAYRVALAAAVGITETWGHATAVFGWAVVGGVLVGVLLGRIIIAIRRRLDDPLAESAIGLLAPFVCYLLGEQVHASGVLAVVVAALMLGQRATDAGYATRLQDDAVWRSVQLVLESFAFLLIGLQLPQVVNDLTGIPTMMLVSSSAAVFATVLLTRIVWVFGTAYLTPSRPGAGRGGTRPPPAHLFVVAWAGMRGVVSLAAAFAVPLTTLSGDPFPGRSYIVFLTFVVVIGTLLLHGLTLPWIIRRLDVHGDRRADRLAIVATRTRAADAAEHRLTELMMQARASGRPMENYEAAARPLREWNRHRRDEAWAAELEHSEDELAAAPAAVYRRLRLQMLAAEREAVIAERDADRIDDETLRALTYDLDLWEATLNR; this is encoded by the coding sequence TTGTCCGCGGAGATACTCGCCACGCTGGTGACCGCCGTGCTGGTCGCGGCCCTGGCCCGGCGATTCGGCCTGCCCTCCCCGCTGGTGCTGGTGGTCGCCGGACTGGCCGCCACCGCGATCCCGGGCCTGCCGGTGCTGGTGCTCGACCCCGAGGTCGTGCTGTTCGTGATCCTGCCGCCGCTGCTGTGGTCGGCGGGGCTGGAGAGTTCCTACCTGGGGCTACGCAAGAACTTCACCCCGATCGCCCTGCTGGCGGTGGGCCTGCCGCTGGTCACCGCCGCCGCCGTCGGGCTGGTCGCCTACTACGCGGTGCCGCAGTTGACCCTGTCCGCGGCGCTGGTGCTTGGCGCCATCGTCGCCCCACCGGACGCGGTGTCGGCGACGGCGATCGGCCGCCGGCTGGGGTTGCCGCGCCGGCTGATGACGATGCTCGGCGGCGAGAGCCTGCTCAACGACGCCACCTCGCTGACCGCCTACCGGGTCGCGCTGGCCGCGGCGGTCGGGATCACCGAAACCTGGGGTCACGCCACCGCGGTGTTCGGCTGGGCCGTGGTCGGAGGGGTGCTGGTCGGCGTGCTGCTCGGCCGGATCATCATCGCGATCCGGCGCCGGCTCGACGATCCGCTGGCCGAGAGCGCGATCGGCCTGCTCGCCCCGTTCGTCTGCTACCTGCTCGGCGAGCAGGTACACGCGTCCGGGGTGCTGGCCGTGGTGGTGGCGGCGCTGATGCTCGGTCAGCGCGCCACCGACGCCGGGTACGCCACCCGGCTGCAGGACGACGCGGTGTGGCGGTCGGTGCAGCTGGTGCTGGAGTCGTTTGCGTTCCTGCTGATCGGGTTGCAGTTGCCGCAGGTGGTCAATGACCTGACCGGGATTCCCACAATGATGTTGGTGTCCTCGTCGGCGGCCGTGTTCGCCACGGTGCTGCTCACCCGGATCGTGTGGGTGTTCGGCACCGCCTACCTGACGCCGTCGCGGCCCGGCGCCGGACGCGGCGGCACCCGGCCGCCGCCGGCGCACCTGTTCGTGGTCGCCTGGGCCGGGATGCGCGGCGTGGTGTCACTGGCCGCGGCGTTCGCGGTGCCGTTGACGACGCTGTCCGGCGACCCGTTCCCGGGCCGGTCCTACATCGTGTTCCTGACGTTCGTCGTGGTGATCGGCACCCTGCTGCTGCACGGCCTGACGCTGCCGTGGATCATCCGGCGCCTCGACGTGCACGGTGACCGGCGCGCCGACCGGCTGGCCATCGTGGCCACCCGGACCCGGGCCGCCGACGCCGCCGAACACCGGCTCACCGAACTGATGATGCAGGCCCGCGCCTCGGGGCGGCCGATGGAGAACTACGAGGCGGCCGCGCGGCCGCTGCGGGAGTGGAACAGGCACCGCCGCGATGAGGCCTGGGCGGCCGAGCTGGAACACAGCGAGGACGAGCTCGCGGCGGCGCCCGCGGCGGTGTACCGCCGGCTGCGGCTGCAGATGCTGGCCGCCGAGCGCGAGGCGGTGATCGCCGAACGCGACGCCGACCGGATTGACGACGAGACGCTGCGCGCCCTGACCTACGACCTGGACCTGTGGGAGGCCACCCTCAACCGGTGA
- a CDS encoding acetate kinase: MKRTVLVVNSGSSSVKFSLVDPDAGISLADGIVERVGEAESAAKLSFGGRTFTRDCRVADHDAALRVAFAMFLEAGADLADLGLVAVGHRMVHGGQRIFAPTRLDDDVVAVIAELAPLAPLHNPPGLLGIEVARRILPDLPHVGVFDTAFFHDLPAAAASYAIDREVAEAWQVRRYGFHGTSHRYVSEQAAALLGRPTAEVNQIVLHLGNGASASAIAGGRAVDTSMGMTPLEGLVMGTRCGDIDAGIIFYLARAAGMSPADIETMLNRRSGMFGLGGEIDFREVHRLIDAGDADARLAYDVYVHRLRKYVGAYLAVLGRTDVISFTAGVGENDAAVRADALSGLEPLGIRIDTERNTARSRQARVISADDSAITVLVVPTDEELAIARDVVAVLEG, translated from the coding sequence ATGAAACGCACTGTGCTGGTGGTCAATTCGGGATCATCGTCGGTGAAGTTCAGCCTGGTTGACCCCGATGCCGGGATCTCGCTGGCCGACGGCATCGTCGAGCGGGTCGGTGAGGCGGAGTCCGCGGCGAAACTTTCCTTCGGCGGTCGCACCTTCACCCGGGACTGCCGGGTCGCCGACCACGACGCCGCGCTGCGGGTGGCGTTCGCGATGTTCCTGGAGGCCGGCGCGGACCTGGCCGACCTCGGGCTGGTCGCCGTCGGGCACCGGATGGTGCACGGCGGGCAGCGGATCTTCGCGCCCACCCGGCTTGACGACGACGTGGTCGCCGTCATCGCCGAACTGGCCCCGCTGGCGCCGCTGCACAATCCGCCCGGGCTGCTCGGCATCGAGGTCGCCCGCCGGATCCTGCCGGACCTGCCGCACGTCGGGGTCTTCGACACCGCGTTCTTCCACGACCTGCCCGCCGCGGCGGCCAGCTACGCCATCGATCGGGAGGTGGCCGAGGCCTGGCAGGTCCGCCGCTACGGCTTCCACGGCACCTCGCACCGCTATGTCAGCGAGCAGGCCGCCGCGCTGCTGGGCCGGCCCACCGCGGAGGTCAACCAGATCGTGCTGCACCTGGGCAACGGGGCGTCGGCCTCGGCGATCGCCGGCGGCCGCGCGGTGGACACCTCGATGGGCATGACGCCGCTGGAGGGGCTGGTGATGGGCACCCGCTGCGGGGACATCGACGCCGGGATCATCTTCTACCTGGCGCGCGCCGCCGGGATGAGCCCGGCGGACATCGAGACGATGCTCAACCGCCGGTCCGGGATGTTCGGGCTGGGCGGGGAGATCGACTTCCGCGAAGTGCACCGGCTGATCGACGCCGGCGACGCCGACGCCCGGCTGGCCTACGACGTCTACGTGCACCGGCTGCGCAAGTATGTCGGCGCCTACCTGGCGGTGCTGGGCCGCACCGACGTCATCTCGTTCACCGCCGGGGTCGGCGAGAACGACGCCGCGGTGCGCGCCGATGCGCTCAGTGGCCTTGAGCCGCTGGGCATCCGGATCGACACCGAGCGCAACACCGCCCGGAGCCGGCAGGCGCGGGTGATCTCCGCCGACGACTCCGCGATCACCGTGCTGGTGGTGCCCACCGATGAGGAACTGGCCATCGCCCGCGACGTCGTCGCGGTACTGGAGGGCTGA
- a CDS encoding rhodanese-like domain-containing protein, translating to MSYAGDLSPEQSWKLLQENPDAALVDVRTAAEWSFVGVPDVSELDRDVVFVQWNRSDGTHNDNFLADLAAAGITPGERPVIFLCRSGGRSVAAAELATAAGIGPSYNLLDGFEGELDAHSHRGADGWKSAGLPWRQS from the coding sequence GTGAGCTACGCCGGAGACCTCAGCCCCGAACAGTCCTGGAAGCTGTTGCAGGAAAATCCCGACGCCGCGCTGGTCGACGTCCGCACCGCCGCGGAGTGGAGCTTCGTCGGGGTGCCCGATGTCAGCGAGTTGGACCGCGACGTGGTGTTCGTGCAGTGGAACCGTTCCGACGGCACCCACAACGACAACTTCCTCGCCGATCTGGCCGCCGCGGGCATCACCCCCGGTGAGCGTCCGGTGATCTTCCTGTGCCGCTCCGGCGGCCGGTCAGTGGCGGCCGCCGAGCTGGCCACCGCGGCCGGCATCGGCCCGTCGTACAACCTGCTCGACGGCTTCGAGGGCGAACTCGACGCGCACTCGCACCGCGGCGCGGACGGCTGGAAGTCCGCCGGCCTGCCGTGGCGGCAGTCGTGA
- the purT gene encoding formate-dependent phosphoribosylglycinamide formyltransferase, which translates to MRIALLGSGELGADHVTAFARLGAEVIAVDSVPGGPAARVAHAAETVTLTDPVALTAALRRLAPEVIVTATDRVAANALAAFEGEATVVPSARNVRMALDREGLRRLAADRLGLPTAPFWFASSAAELAAIAAHAGFPMVVKPLVTLPSDGQSVLLRAEDVEPAWRRAVSVAGRISHPRVLAETVVEIDHELTLLTLGSADGLVFCEPIGHCQVEGFAGQTVLESWQPQRMSRVALETAHSIAARIVNALGGRGLFGVELLVAGDEVYFSDVNAWPTDAGLVTLRSQRLSVFDLHARAVLGLPLDTIMISPAAAELTYGDGAVPGPGPAELATALRVPESDVRVFGGPSRVPRRRLGLALATAADVTTARDRVRRATTALHTSWRTHPGGRQ; encoded by the coding sequence ATGCGGATTGCGCTGCTGGGCTCCGGCGAACTGGGTGCCGATCACGTTACGGCCTTCGCCCGGTTGGGGGCGGAGGTGATCGCCGTCGATTCGGTGCCCGGCGGCCCGGCCGCCCGGGTCGCGCACGCCGCCGAAACGGTGACGCTGACCGACCCGGTGGCGCTGACCGCGGCGCTGCGCCGACTGGCGCCGGAGGTGATCGTCACCGCGACCGACCGGGTGGCCGCCAACGCGCTGGCCGCCTTCGAGGGCGAGGCGACCGTGGTGCCCAGCGCCCGCAACGTGCGGATGGCACTGGACCGCGAGGGCCTGCGCCGGCTGGCCGCGGACCGGCTGGGCCTGCCGACCGCGCCGTTCTGGTTTGCCAGTTCGGCCGCCGAACTGGCCGCGATCGCCGCGCACGCCGGCTTCCCGATGGTGGTCAAACCGCTGGTGACGCTGCCCAGCGACGGGCAGTCGGTGCTGCTGCGGGCCGAGGACGTCGAACCGGCGTGGCGGCGCGCGGTGTCGGTGGCCGGCCGGATCAGCCACCCGCGGGTGCTGGCCGAGACCGTCGTGGAGATCGACCACGAGCTGACCCTGCTCACCCTCGGCAGCGCCGATGGGCTGGTGTTCTGCGAACCGATCGGGCACTGCCAGGTCGAGGGGTTCGCCGGCCAGACGGTGCTGGAGTCCTGGCAGCCGCAGCGGATGAGCCGGGTCGCGCTGGAGACCGCGCACTCGATCGCCGCCCGGATCGTCAACGCCCTCGGCGGGCGCGGGCTGTTCGGGGTGGAACTGCTGGTCGCCGGCGACGAGGTGTACTTCTCCGACGTCAACGCCTGGCCCACCGACGCGGGACTGGTCACCCTGCGCTCGCAGCGGCTGTCGGTGTTCGACCTGCACGCCCGAGCGGTGCTGGGCCTGCCGCTGGACACCATCATGATCTCCCCGGCGGCCGCCGAACTGACCTACGGCGACGGCGCGGTCCCGGGCCCCGGCCCGGCCGAGCTGGCCACCGCCCTGCGGGTGCCGGAGAGCGACGTGCGAGTATTCGGCGGTCCGAGTCGGGTGCCGCGGCGCCGGCTGGGCCTGGCACTGGCCACCGCTGCGGACGTGACCACCGCCCGCGATCGGGTCCGTCGGGCGACCACCGCGCTGCACACCAGTTGGCGCACTCACCCGGGAGGACGGCAATGA
- the fgd gene encoding glucose-6-phosphate dehydrogenase (coenzyme-F420), translated as MAELKLGYKASAEQFAPRELVELAVLAEAHGMDSATVSDHFQPWRHRGGHAPFSLAWLTAVGERTERLQLGTSVLTPTFRYNPAVIAQAFATMACLYPSRVFLGVGTGEALNEIATGFTGTWPEFKERFARLRESVRLMRELWGGDRVDFDGDYYHLKGASIYDVPEGGVPIYIAAGGPVVAKYAGRAGDGFICTSGKGEELYADKLLPAVAEGAAAAGRDVADIDKMIEIKISYDPDPQLALENTRFWAPLSLTAEQKHSIDDPIEMEAAADALPIEQVAKRWIVASDPDEAVEKVADYVRWGLNHLVFHAPGHDQRRFLELFERDLAPRLRALG; from the coding sequence GTGGCTGAACTCAAACTCGGATACAAGGCGTCGGCGGAACAGTTCGCCCCGCGGGAACTCGTCGAGCTGGCGGTGCTGGCCGAGGCACACGGCATGGACAGCGCCACCGTGAGTGACCACTTCCAGCCGTGGCGGCACCGGGGCGGCCACGCGCCGTTCTCGCTGGCCTGGCTGACCGCGGTCGGCGAACGCACCGAACGACTGCAGCTGGGCACCTCGGTGCTCACCCCGACGTTCCGATACAACCCGGCCGTCATCGCGCAGGCATTCGCGACGATGGCCTGCCTGTACCCGAGCCGGGTGTTCCTCGGGGTCGGCACCGGGGAGGCGCTCAACGAGATCGCCACCGGCTTCACCGGCACCTGGCCGGAGTTCAAGGAACGCTTCGCCCGGCTGCGTGAATCGGTGCGGCTGATGCGGGAACTGTGGGGCGGGGACCGGGTCGACTTCGACGGCGACTACTACCACCTCAAGGGCGCCTCGATCTACGACGTGCCCGAGGGTGGCGTGCCGATCTACATCGCCGCGGGCGGGCCGGTCGTCGCCAAGTACGCCGGGCGCGCCGGCGACGGGTTCATTTGCACCTCCGGCAAGGGCGAGGAGCTCTACGCCGACAAGCTGCTGCCCGCGGTCGCCGAGGGAGCGGCCGCGGCCGGCCGCGACGTCGCCGACATCGACAAGATGATCGAGATCAAGATCTCCTACGACCCGGATCCGCAGCTGGCGCTGGAGAACACCCGGTTCTGGGCGCCGCTGTCGCTGACGGCCGAGCAGAAGCATTCGATCGACGATCCGATCGAGATGGAGGCCGCCGCCGACGCCCTGCCGATCGAGCAGGTCGCCAAGCGCTGGATCGTGGCATCCGATCCCGACGAGGCCGTCGAGAAGGTCGCCGACTACGTGCGGTGGGGGCTCAACCACCTGGTCTTCCACGCCCCCGGGCACGATCAGCGCCGGTTCCTGGAGCTGTTCGAACGCGATCTCGCCCCGCGGCTGCGCGCATTGGGCTGA
- the pta gene encoding phosphate acetyltransferase, which yields MSDSDSRTTAIYIAAPEGDTGKSTIAMGILNRLCATVPRVGIFRPITRVGESRDYIAELLLAQTTAGLCYEESVGVSYQQLHEDPDTALVTIVDRYHAVADRCDAVLIVGSDYTDVATPSELSVNARIAANLGAPVVLAVRAAGRTPAEVADVARVCLTDIAAQHAHTAAIVANRCAPDQLADVAAALAPLGPNSYVLPDEPMLVAPSVSELLTAVGGTLINGDEALMGREALGVMVAGMTAEHVLERLTEGLAVITPGDRSDVVLAVMSAHAAAGFPSLSAVILNGGLELHPAIKALVDGLRLRLPVIATELGTYHTASAVAHARGRVTVDSQRKIDTALELMERHVDIDDLVAALSLPIPNVVTPQMFEYELLERARADRKHIVLPEGDDDRILRAAGRLLRRSVADLTILGDETAVRLRAAELGLDLAAATVIDPKASPLRDGFAARYAELRKHKGVTHEQAREIMRDGAYFGTMLVDAGLVDGMVSGARHTTAHTVRPALEIIRTAPGISTVSSIFLMCLADEVLAYGDCAIVPDPTAEQLADIAISSARTAAQFGIDPRVAMLSYSTGTSGAGADVDKVRAATELVRGRAPEILVEGPIQYDAAVEPTVAAQKMPDSPVAGRATVLIFPDLNTGNNTYKAVQRSAGAIAVGPVLQGLNKPVNDLSRGALVADIVNTVAITAVQAQGE from the coding sequence GTGTCCGATTCCGACAGCCGCACCACCGCCATCTACATCGCCGCGCCCGAGGGCGACACCGGTAAATCGACGATCGCCATGGGCATCCTCAACCGGCTGTGTGCCACCGTGCCGCGGGTCGGGATCTTCCGGCCGATCACCCGGGTGGGGGAGTCCCGGGACTACATCGCCGAGCTGCTGCTGGCCCAGACCACCGCGGGTCTGTGCTACGAGGAATCCGTCGGGGTCAGCTACCAGCAGCTGCACGAGGATCCCGACACCGCGCTGGTGACCATCGTGGACCGCTACCACGCGGTGGCCGACCGCTGCGATGCGGTGCTGATCGTCGGCAGCGACTACACCGACGTCGCCACCCCCAGCGAGCTGTCCGTCAACGCCCGGATCGCCGCCAATCTCGGCGCCCCGGTGGTGCTGGCGGTGCGCGCCGCCGGCCGCACGCCCGCCGAGGTCGCCGACGTGGCCCGGGTCTGCCTGACCGACATCGCCGCCCAGCACGCCCATACCGCCGCCATCGTGGCCAACCGCTGCGCCCCCGATCAGCTGGCCGACGTCGCCGCGGCGCTGGCGCCGCTGGGGCCGAACTCCTATGTGCTGCCCGACGAGCCGATGCTGGTGGCGCCATCGGTGTCGGAACTGCTGACCGCGGTCGGCGGCACGCTGATCAACGGCGACGAGGCGCTGATGGGCCGCGAGGCGCTCGGGGTGATGGTCGCCGGGATGACCGCCGAGCACGTGCTGGAACGGCTCACCGAGGGCCTCGCGGTGATCACCCCCGGGGATCGCTCCGACGTGGTGCTCGCGGTGATGAGCGCGCACGCCGCCGCCGGCTTCCCATCACTGTCGGCGGTGATCCTCAACGGTGGCCTGGAGCTGCACCCGGCGATCAAGGCGCTGGTCGACGGGCTGCGGCTGCGACTGCCGGTGATCGCCACCGAGCTGGGCACCTACCACACCGCCAGCGCGGTCGCCCACGCCCGCGGCCGGGTCACTGTCGACTCGCAGCGCAAGATCGACACCGCGCTGGAACTGATGGAACGCCACGTCGACATCGATGACCTGGTGGCGGCGTTGTCGCTGCCGATCCCCAACGTGGTCACCCCGCAGATGTTCGAGTACGAGCTGCTGGAGCGGGCCCGCGCCGACCGCAAGCACATCGTGCTGCCCGAGGGCGACGACGACCGGATCCTGCGGGCGGCGGGCCGGCTGCTGCGCCGCTCGGTGGCCGACCTGACCATCCTGGGCGACGAGACCGCGGTCCGGCTGCGGGCCGCCGAGCTCGGACTGGACCTCGCGGCGGCCACCGTGATCGACCCGAAGGCCAGCCCGCTGCGCGACGGGTTCGCCGCCCGCTACGCCGAACTGCGCAAGCACAAGGGCGTCACCCACGAGCAGGCCCGCGAAATCATGCGCGACGGAGCGTATTTCGGCACCATGCTGGTCGACGCCGGGCTGGTCGACGGGATGGTGTCCGGGGCCAGGCACACCACCGCGCACACCGTGCGCCCGGCACTGGAGATCATCCGCACCGCCCCGGGCATCTCCACCGTGTCGAGCATCTTCCTGATGTGCCTGGCCGACGAGGTGCTGGCTTACGGCGACTGCGCCATCGTGCCGGACCCCACGGCCGAACAGCTGGCCGACATCGCGATCAGCTCGGCGCGCACCGCCGCCCAGTTCGGCATCGACCCGCGGGTGGCGATGCTGTCCTACTCCACCGGCACCTCCGGCGCCGGAGCCGATGTCGACAAGGTCCGTGCCGCAACGGAACTGGTGCGCGGGCGGGCGCCGGAGATCCTGGTCGAGGGCCCGATCCAGTACGACGCGGCCGTCGAACCGACCGTCGCCGCGCAGAAGATGCCGGACTCGCCGGTGGCCGGGCGGGCCACCGTGCTGATCTTCCCCGACCTCAACACCGGCAACAACACCTACAAGGCGGTGCAGCGCAGCGCGGGCGCGATCGCCGTCGGCCCGGTGCTGCAGGGGCTCAACAAGCCGGTCAACGACCTGTCCCGGGGCGCACTGGTCGCCGACATCGTCAACACGGTGGCGATCACCGCCGTTCAGGCGCAGGGGGAGTGA
- a CDS encoding PaaI family thioesterase, whose translation MPDPVPEAFDHEQHGGFPVYEPARPSPGFADFLTGMRRLQDLAVSADPDTDTWARAAAGVAELVRMLEPFAVAEGVGPAGRVPELPGAGHLLMPPWRVVRFEPDGVELAVTFSRYHVGGNYAVHGGVLPLLFDSVFGMVIHAAGRPISRTAYLHVDYRKVTPIDVELTATGRITEEQGRKAFVTAELRDPDGNLLAEANGLMLRLLPGQP comes from the coding sequence GTGCCCGACCCGGTGCCCGAGGCCTTCGACCACGAGCAGCACGGCGGTTTCCCCGTCTACGAACCGGCCCGGCCGAGCCCCGGCTTCGCCGACTTCCTGACCGGCATGCGCCGACTGCAGGACCTGGCGGTGTCCGCCGACCCGGACACCGACACCTGGGCGCGGGCCGCGGCGGGGGTCGCCGAGCTGGTGCGGATGCTGGAGCCGTTCGCCGTCGCCGAGGGCGTCGGCCCGGCGGGGCGGGTCCCGGAGCTGCCCGGGGCGGGTCACCTGCTGATGCCGCCGTGGCGGGTCGTGCGTTTCGAGCCCGACGGCGTCGAGCTGGCCGTGACGTTCAGCCGGTACCACGTCGGCGGCAACTACGCCGTGCACGGCGGGGTGCTGCCGCTGCTGTTCGACTCGGTGTTCGGCATGGTCATCCACGCCGCCGGGCGCCCGATCAGCCGCACCGCCTACCTGCACGTCGACTACCGCAAGGTCACCCCGATCGACGTGGAGCTGACCGCCACCGGCCGGATCACCGAGGAGCAGGGGCGCAAGGCGTTCGTCACCGCCGAACTGCGCGACCCGGACGGCAACCTGCTGGCCGAGGCGAACGGCCTGATGCTGCGGCTGCTGCCCGGCCAGCCCTGA
- a CDS encoding Rv0361 family membrane protein, producing the protein MTRRWFGGGDEGNSGSSAAPFMIALVVVVLVLVGIGLTNMFSAERNSDQEQIIRAAIGQNDALQRVDYPAYADYTCPALAGSADDLALRQKNSVQARGARYLETINNIAVNGERATATVVYYFDSDKDEKVDAPTVFEKRDGRWQVCSSGPS; encoded by the coding sequence ATGACGCGACGATGGTTCGGCGGCGGCGATGAGGGCAACAGCGGCTCCAGCGCCGCGCCGTTCATGATTGCGCTGGTGGTCGTGGTGCTGGTGCTGGTCGGTATCGGGCTGACGAACATGTTCTCCGCCGAGCGCAATTCCGATCAGGAGCAGATCATTCGCGCGGCGATCGGCCAGAACGACGCCCTGCAGCGCGTCGACTATCCGGCGTACGCCGACTACACCTGCCCGGCGCTGGCCGGCAGCGCCGACGACCTGGCGCTGCGGCAGAAGAACTCGGTGCAGGCGCGCGGGGCGCGGTACCTGGAGACCATCAACAACATCGCCGTCAACGGCGAGCGGGCCACCGCCACCGTCGTCTACTACTTCGACAGCGACAAGGACGAGAAGGTCGACGCGCCCACCGTCTTCGAGAAGCGCGACGGGCGCTGGCAGGTGTGCAGTTCCGGACCCAGCTGA
- a CDS encoding O-succinylhomoserine sulfhydrylase translates to MSTPEIPSVRIPAALPPGVGQATIGVRGGLLRSGFDETSEALYLNSGYVFESAEDAEKSFTGEIDRFVYSRYGNPTVSMFEERLRLIEGAEAAFATASGMAAVFTALGALLSAGDRLVAARSLFGSCFVVCNEILPRWGVETVFVDGEDLDQWEQALSVPTKAVFFETPSNPMQSLVDIAAVADLAHAAGAQVVLDNVFATPLLQRGMPLGADVVVYSGTKHIDGQGRVLGGAILGGKEYIDGPVQNLMRHTGPALSPFNAWTLLKGLETMAIRVDYANRSAQRIAEFLEGHPAVRWVRYPFLASHPQYELARRQMSGGGTVITFELEAPEGEGKRRAFDLLNGLELVDISNNLGDAKTLITHPATTTHRAMGPEGRAAIGLGDGAVRISIGLEDTEDLIADLDRALG, encoded by the coding sequence GTGAGCACGCCGGAGATCCCGTCGGTCCGGATCCCGGCGGCGCTGCCGCCCGGCGTCGGCCAGGCCACCATCGGGGTGCGCGGCGGCCTGCTGCGCTCGGGTTTCGACGAGACCTCCGAGGCGCTGTACCTGAACTCCGGCTACGTCTTCGAATCCGCCGAGGACGCCGAGAAGTCGTTCACCGGGGAGATCGACCGGTTCGTCTACTCGCGCTACGGCAACCCCACGGTGTCGATGTTCGAGGAGCGGCTGCGGCTGATCGAAGGCGCCGAGGCGGCGTTCGCGACGGCCAGCGGCATGGCAGCGGTGTTCACCGCGCTGGGGGCGCTGCTGAGCGCCGGTGACCGGCTGGTCGCCGCGCGCAGCCTGTTCGGCTCCTGCTTTGTGGTGTGCAACGAGATCCTGCCGCGCTGGGGTGTGGAGACGGTGTTCGTCGACGGCGAGGACCTCGACCAGTGGGAGCAGGCCCTGTCGGTGCCCACCAAGGCGGTGTTCTTCGAGACGCCGTCGAACCCGATGCAGTCGCTGGTCGACATCGCCGCGGTGGCCGACCTGGCGCACGCGGCCGGCGCGCAGGTGGTGCTGGACAACGTGTTCGCCACCCCGCTGCTGCAGCGCGGGATGCCGCTGGGCGCCGACGTCGTCGTCTACTCCGGCACCAAGCACATCGACGGCCAGGGCCGGGTGCTGGGCGGGGCGATCCTGGGCGGCAAGGAGTACATCGACGGGCCGGTGCAGAACCTGATGCGCCACACCGGGCCGGCGCTGAGTCCGTTCAACGCCTGGACCCTGCTCAAGGGCCTGGAGACGATGGCGATCCGGGTGGACTACGCCAACCGCTCCGCGCAGCGGATCGCCGAGTTCCTGGAGGGGCATCCGGCGGTGCGCTGGGTGCGCTACCCGTTTTTGGCCTCGCATCCGCAGTACGAGCTGGCCCGCAGGCAGATGTCCGGCGGCGGCACCGTCATCACCTTCGAGCTGGAGGCCCCCGAGGGCGAGGGCAAGCGGCGGGCGTTCGACCTGCTCAACGGGCTGGAGTTGGTCGACATCTCCAACAATCTCGGTGACGCCAAGACGCTGATCACCCATCCGGCCACCACCACGCACCGGGCGATGGGGCCGGAGGGGCGGGCCGCGATCGGGCTCGGCGACGGGGCGGTGCGGATCTCCATCGGCCTGGAGGACACCGAGGACCTGATCGCCGACCTGGACCGGGCCCTGGGCTGA